From one Saccopteryx bilineata isolate mSacBil1 unplaced genomic scaffold, mSacBil1_pri_phased_curated manual_scaffold_22, whole genome shotgun sequence genomic stretch:
- the LOC136318249 gene encoding serine/threonine-protein kinase MARK2-like, whose translation MHRDLKLENILVDANKNIRITDFGLGRKVQRDELKTYCGTVNCMAPEMLLEQTYEGRKVDIWDLGVIPFHMVTGWSPFKSQDLTKVKKNIMIGNFRIPGYLSVECQALLKNLMALNPSEKSAADELFQHPWVINSQKEQLEPYSDMPRGNLDPEIVAEMNFIGFQHPEIWKALMGQSYNHIMGTYLLLEARKYKRKGSTVPLRPCPQSLDIVLPSAQVSVEEDSASISGEGMSNPESQASTSPSGPASRASAPPSGPDSQASTPSSGPASWASTPPSGPDSWVSAPPPSPKSWLSTPPSSPKFWASAPPSGPASWASTPPSGPDSQVRAPPSGLASHVSTPPSGPAYRVSTPPPSPKSWLSTPPSSPKSWLSTPPSSPKSQASALPSSPKSRASALPSSLKSRARAPPYGPAPCASAPPFGLASQASAPPSGPASRAGAPPSTHIQPSLPGWHSTIRPSLPGQRSTIQPREHECCLQPRAPA comes from the coding sequence ATGCACAGGGACCTGAAGCTGGAGAACATCCTGGTCGATGCgaataaaaatatcagaataacAGACTTTGGTTTAGGGAGGAAGGTGCAAAGGGATGAACTGAAAACATACTGTGGGACTGTGAACTGTATGGCACCCGAGATGCTGCTGGAGCAAACTTATGAGGGCCGGAAGGTAGATATCTGGGACCTCGGTGTAATTCCCTTTCACATGGTAACAGGATGGTCACCATTTAAGAGCCAGGACTTAACTAAAGTGAAAAAGAACATCATGATTGGGAACTTCAGAATACCAGGTTATTTGTCAGTGGAGTGTCAAGCCTTACTCAAGAACTTAATGGCTCTCAATCCCAGCGAGAAGTCAGCCGCTGATGAACTCTTCCAACATCCATGGGTAATTAACAGCCAAAAGGAACAACTAGAGCCATACAGCGACATGCCCCGGGGCAACCTGGACCCCGAAATTGTAGCAGAAATGAACTTCATCGGCTTCCAGCACCCTGAGATATGGAAGGCACTGATGGGACAGTCATACAATCACATAATGGGGACCTACCTCCTCTTGGAGGCCAGGAAATATAAGAGGAAGGGGAGCACTGTCCCCTTAAGGCCCTGCCCTCAGTCTCTTGACATTGTCCTTCCCTCAGCCCAGGTTTCGGTGGAGGAGGACTCTGCCAGTATCTCAGGAGAAGGTATGTCCAACCCAGAGTCCCAGGCCAGCACTTCACCTTCTGGCCCTGCCTCCCGGGCTAGTGCTCCACCATCTGGCCCAGACTCCCAGGCCAGTACTCCATCATCTGGCCCCGCCTCCTGGgctagcactccaccatctggccCAGACTCCTGGGTCAGCGCTCCACCACCCAGCCCCAAGTCCTggctcagcactccaccatccagCCCCAAGTTCTGGGCCAGTGCTCCACcatctggccctgcctcctgggccagcactccaccatctggccCAGACTCCCAGGTCAGAGCTCCACCATCTGGCCTAGCCTCCCAtgtcagcactccaccatctggccCAGCCTACCGGGTCAGCACTCCACCACCCAGCCCCAAGTCCTggcttagcactccaccatccagTCCCAAGTCCTggctcagcactccaccatccagCCCCAAgtcccaggccagcgctctaccatcCAGCCCCAAGTCccgggccagcgctctaccatcCAGCCTTAAATCCCGGGCCAGAGCTCCACCATATGGCCCAGCCCCCTGTGCCAGCGCTCCACCATTTGGCCTAGCCTCCCAGGCCAGCGCTCCACCATCCGGCCCAGCCTCCCGGGCCGGAGCTCCACCATCCACCCACATCCAGCCTAGCCTCCCGGGCTGGCACTCCACCATCCGGCCCAGCCTCCCGGGCCAGCGCTCCACCATCCAGCCAAGAGAACATGAATGCTGCTTGCAGCCCAGAGCTCCAGCCTGA